CCTTACTCTATGTATTGAGTTGGTTGTAAGATGACACTTTATTTGAATTTACAAATGTTTCTTTAGATAATTTAGTCTCACAAttcattgttttttttaatcTACCCACCCTTTTGATTTTCCCAATTAATTATAATGCAGGAATCAAGTACATTACATCATTTGAGGGTAATGATCTTAGACGACATGGTTTACATTGTTAATGTTGAAGAACTTGCTGAGCATGTATTTCTAAGTCTCAGTTCAGGGCAGAAGCTAATTCTTGTAGATCTCGAGCAATGCCCACTGAAGGTGTTATTtgttctctcttcttcttttgattatttcttttacttttgtcACTTTTCCTATAATTGCCATTTTTGTCTGCTTCAGATTCTGTCACCTACAGAATCAAATGATATTGCGTCACAGCTCTTCTCTATTCAGAAGCTATTTTCAACagtttttcgtgttggagtcgacAAAGAATCATGTATCAAGGAGAAGCATTCTGCTATACAAATTGCTGATCCTATTGATCTTAGCAGCTTTTTACATGATGCAAGAATCACTCTACCCTCTCTAAATGGGTTAGATCTATTGTAGCTAATTATGTAATTTATTTTGGAAATCATTCTCTTTATCATCACTTGTTTATCTGTAGCATACTGGTAAATCCAAGCTGGTCATGGACCACAAATAAACTATTTATGTGAAAAGAGATATCCGTCTCATGTCCTTTCCTCATGTTACCTTGATTCATTAATTTGTTTGCCGCATTAACTGCTGCAGGTGGCTTCTTGGTTATCCTATCACATACTTATTCAGCAAGGAATATGCTGAAAAAGCTACTCTGCATCTTTCCACCAAGTCTCTTCGTATATTCAAAATTATGGTTAGCAGGTTGAAGTTTTACGCATGGAACTTCTGATTACTTCTGGTGAGGCTGGCTAAGTGCTAGTTTGCTTATCTCAACAATGTCTTGTTTACAGGCAACAAGCATCGGGTTCTCAACTCTATGAAACTGAACTGATGAGGTCATACCTTTCTCTTTTAGAACTTGTAGTAAAGTTTGGTCTATATTTACATAAAGATGCTTGAACATGCTATTTTTGTTCTTCGAACCACTTAGAGACATAGTATCACCTGGAGCTTTATTACCTATTCAATTGTTTTACATATGTTTCCATGATTTGATGACCATGGTGGCATGTTGTTGTATCAGTTTCACAGTGCCCTGTGATATGAGCCAGAGACTAGATAAAGAACCATGGATTGCTGCATTTCTCAGTCGGATATCAGAGAAACTCAAAAGATACAAGCAGATTTGGGCATCCATGCAGTTGGAGATGGAGGTCACCAGTAATCAATTGGTAGTTTTATAAATTGATCACAAACACCATGCTGAAGAAGGAAGAATCTGTTTTTTTTGCATTGCTTGCAAGGCAGTCGGTTAGACGGGAAAGGGAGTTGCAGATGGCCATAATCACTTCActcttatatttatatttaagagaTATCGTAAGGTAATTGTCTTATGATATATATAATATTGTAAATGACAGTAGATGGTGACAGGGGCAATAGTGACCATCTATCGCCTAAGTTTCATCCAATACAATATAATTTATATAaggtataaataaatatataaatgcaacagataagtaataaaatttatcacAATATTAATACTAAAAAGTAATATTGTTACTTATATTAAAAgtttaagttgaaaatttaaaGTTTCAACTCAATAGAACAACAAATCAACAAGTATTAGACTCAATATAActaatcttttatattatttatatatacacCATCAACTATCCATAAATCTCTCATTATCAGATttaaaattaatgtttttttCATTTTCCTCCTTTGATGTATTTAAATCTTCAACAAGTTCTCTAATAGAAATGTTCCTTATGTTTTTCTTGGTTGCAGCATTTCATCTATTCCTGAGGTCTCTACTACCATTCTCCAAGTCTCGAATTTGGCTTGATCTCATCTTCATCGCTGCCATCAATAAGTCAATCTTGTGCTTTACTAGCTTGAGAGGATAGAAGTAAATTTTCActcatttctcttttacttttctTCTTCATAAGATTAGCATTGAATTTGACATATACAAGATGATTCAATTTTGATGTTTTGAGTCTATTCCTCTTCTTAGTATGTATCTAAACAATTAGAAAATTATTAGCgactaataaaaataaagaatatatAACATAATTTATGAATTACTATTTACCCCTTTAAattgatttcaattttttttatacctTGATGAATTACTTGTCAAAGAGAGAAATTTCATTGTTATTTTTTATAAGTTTGGAGTGTCGCTACCATAATTGGACCATCATAACTTAAACAagtaaaaagacaaaaaaaaaaaaaaaaatctaaaaatctgtAAAAGAGAT
This genomic stretch from Zingiber officinale cultivar Zhangliang chromosome 7A, Zo_v1.1, whole genome shotgun sequence harbors:
- the LOC122001422 gene encoding uncharacterized protein LOC122001422 isoform X3, with protein sequence MATEVLDKASPRDGLLFSSIFLFRSYCSDGIRGSNRSWFMDILALCTRLRPAVLVDYGGIMPKLQENLSSLLLLAKKESSTLHHLRVMILDDMVYIVNVEELAEHVFLSLSSGQKLILVDLEQCPLKILSPTESNDIASQLFSIQKLFSTVFRVGVDKESCIKEKHSAIQIADPIDLSSFLHDARITLPSLNGWLLGYPITYLFSKEYAEKATLHLSTKSLRIFKIMVSRQQASGSQLYETELMSFTVPCDMSQRLDKEPWIAAFLSRISEKLKRYKQIWASMQLEMEVTSNQLVVL
- the LOC122001422 gene encoding uncharacterized protein LOC122001422 isoform X2; protein product: MELNDCEEMVKVLGACLSQIRWRLRSSTRRRLETDILALCTRLRPAVLVDYGGIMPKLQENLSSLLLLAKKESSTLHHLRVMILDDMVYIVNVEELAEHVFLSLSSGQKLILVDLEQCPLKILSPTESNDIASQLFSIQKLFSTVFRVGVDKESCIKEKHSAIQIADPIDLSSFLHDARITLPSLNGWLLGYPITYLFSKEYAEKATLHLSTKSLRIFKIMVSRQQASGSQLYETELMSFTVPCDMSQRLDKEPWIAAFLSRISEKLKRYKQIWASMQLEMESVRRERELQMAIITSLLYLYLRDIVSISSIPEVSTTILQVSNLA
- the LOC122001422 gene encoding uncharacterized protein LOC122001422 isoform X1, with protein sequence MATEVLDKASPRDGLLFSSIFLFRSYCSDGIRGSNRSWFMDILALCTRLRPAVLVDYGGIMPKLQENLSSLLLLAKKESSTLHHLRVMILDDMVYIVNVEELAEHVFLSLSSGQKLILVDLEQCPLKILSPTESNDIASQLFSIQKLFSTVFRVGVDKESCIKEKHSAIQIADPIDLSSFLHDARITLPSLNGWLLGYPITYLFSKEYAEKATLHLSTKSLRIFKIMVSRQQASGSQLYETELMSFTVPCDMSQRLDKEPWIAAFLSRISEKLKRYKQIWASMQLEMESVRRERELQMAIITSLLYLYLRDIVSISSIPEVSTTILQVSNLA